One Cupriavidus basilensis genomic window carries:
- a CDS encoding pirin family protein: MNAVIQNSPTAFGGVGRNVIFRTRGLAHGPVARMVSPGDVGKMIKPFVFLDLIDTQEAIGEQGFGWHPHSGIATLTLAIEGEGRYAESTGHEGKIVAGDIEWMCAGRGVWHSGFAVPPIKAFQLWVALPPERELAPAFSQHLSVRDIPSDGPARVLLGRSGEAVSPIDAPSGVNYFVVHLEAGQRWTYQPPQGYRVGWVAVMDGAVLTPDRVERGELAVFDQSDAALEFEALTSTRFVLGTAIPHPHDLHLGYYSVHTTPSALIEGEREIKRIGHELRAKGVLG, translated from the coding sequence ATGAATGCCGTCATCCAGAATTCGCCCACAGCCTTCGGCGGTGTTGGCCGCAACGTTATCTTCCGCACGCGCGGCCTCGCGCATGGTCCGGTCGCCCGCATGGTCAGTCCCGGCGACGTTGGCAAGATGATCAAGCCGTTCGTATTTCTTGATCTCATCGATACGCAGGAGGCGATCGGGGAACAGGGTTTCGGTTGGCATCCGCATTCTGGCATCGCCACGTTGACACTGGCGATCGAGGGGGAAGGTCGATATGCCGAATCGACCGGCCACGAAGGAAAGATCGTTGCTGGCGACATCGAATGGATGTGCGCCGGCCGTGGCGTCTGGCACTCCGGCTTCGCCGTGCCCCCAATCAAGGCTTTCCAGTTGTGGGTCGCCCTGCCGCCAGAGCGGGAACTGGCTCCCGCTTTCAGCCAACATCTTTCGGTCCGCGACATCCCGTCGGACGGACCGGCGCGTGTGCTGCTCGGCCGCAGTGGCGAGGCAGTCAGCCCGATCGATGCACCCTCGGGTGTCAACTATTTCGTTGTACATCTCGAGGCTGGCCAGCGCTGGACTTACCAGCCTCCGCAGGGCTACCGGGTCGGTTGGGTCGCAGTGATGGACGGCGCCGTACTCACGCCAGACCGAGTCGAAAGAGGGGAGCTGGCCGTATTCGACCAGTCGGACGCGGCGCTCGAATTCGAAGCGTTGACCAGTACGCGCTTCGTGCTTGGTACCGCAATTCCACACCCACATGATCTCCACCTTGGCTACTACTCGGTGCATACCACCCCCTCGGCGCTAATCGAGGGCGAGCGCGAGATCAAGCGTATTGGTCACGAGCTGCGCGCCAAGGGCGTGCTGGGCTGA
- a CDS encoding acyl-CoA/acyl-ACP dehydrogenase → MANRIYGEAHVARLFRLLTEQAGARIHGGIPLPGRGNTWQRWMLLAQVAARDVSLVKLFEAHTDALAILAELGASAPQAGSRWAVWAAEPPDARVALHVDEHAECGVSLSGRKAWCSGAPLVTHALLTCWNAQGQACLAILALDAPGIAIDESAWRSPAMVAARTADLVFDGTPVRSLGEPGAYLDRPGFWHGGAGIAACWLGAVVPFVLALRAQVARRADPHDAVQLGAADVALRGAWAMLREAAAWVDAHPAGDAVHVVRRARLAAETAATQVMAYASRALGAGPLCHDAALATRFCDMQVFLRQSHGERDLAALGTGLAGQAQGRGADQGWAPWLPLGPDDMQDRQDDFLTHLFSHDSSHCIGN, encoded by the coding sequence ATGGCAAACCGCATCTATGGGGAAGCCCACGTGGCCCGCCTGTTTCGGCTTTTGACGGAACAGGCGGGCGCACGCATTCACGGCGGCATACCGCTGCCCGGCCGCGGCAACACTTGGCAACGGTGGATGCTGCTTGCACAAGTAGCGGCTAGGGATGTCTCCCTGGTCAAGTTGTTCGAAGCCCACACGGATGCGCTCGCCATCCTCGCCGAACTCGGCGCCTCTGCGCCGCAGGCCGGTTCGCGCTGGGCGGTGTGGGCCGCGGAGCCACCGGATGCGCGCGTGGCGCTGCACGTGGACGAGCACGCCGAATGCGGCGTTAGTCTGAGTGGCCGCAAGGCTTGGTGCTCGGGCGCGCCCCTGGTTACCCATGCCTTGCTCACTTGCTGGAACGCGCAGGGGCAAGCGTGCCTCGCCATCCTTGCGCTCGATGCGCCTGGCATCGCGATCGATGAAAGCGCCTGGCGCTCGCCAGCGATGGTGGCGGCACGCACAGCAGACCTAGTGTTCGACGGCACGCCGGTGCGGTCGCTGGGGGAACCCGGCGCTTACCTGGACCGCCCCGGCTTCTGGCACGGCGGCGCCGGCATCGCCGCTTGCTGGTTAGGTGCAGTGGTGCCGTTTGTCCTTGCGCTGCGCGCGCAGGTGGCCCGCCGCGCCGACCCCCATGACGCCGTCCAACTGGGCGCGGCGGATGTTGCCTTGCGGGGTGCGTGGGCCATGCTGCGCGAGGCCGCGGCTTGGGTCGACGCGCATCCCGCAGGCGATGCGGTGCATGTCGTGCGGCGCGCGCGCCTTGCCGCGGAAACGGCGGCTACGCAGGTCATGGCGTATGCAAGCCGCGCCCTTGGCGCCGGACCCTTGTGCCACGATGCCGCCCTGGCCACACGCTTCTGCGATATGCAGGTCTTCTTGCGCCAGAGCCATGGCGAGCGCGACCTAGCCGCCCTCGGCACCGGACTCGCGGGTCAAGCGCAGGGCCGGGGCGCCGACCAAGGCTGGGCGCCCTGGTTGCCGCTCGGGCCGGACGACATGCAGGACAGGCAAGATGACTTCCTCACACACCTATTTAGTCATGACTCGTCGCACTGTATCGGCAATTGA
- a CDS encoding class I SAM-dependent methyltransferase, producing MTSSHTYLVMTRRTVSAIEPAGSQAPGSSVAAAAIPAHFDALYARSDDPWSYRNSWYEARKRNLVLALLDRPRFRSAFEPGCGNGELSAVLALRCDSLLAADMHPRAVDVARQCLARMANVHVMPLSVPAGWPRGIFELIVISELAYYLSDAGVEHMAHRVRRTLAPGGLLLACHWRRPFGERMISSERAHELLGQHAGLDCIATHVEADFLMQAWTRGGRSVAAREGIA from the coding sequence ATGACTTCCTCACACACCTATTTAGTCATGACTCGTCGCACTGTATCGGCAATTGAGCCGGCCGGCTCGCAGGCGCCTGGCAGTTCCGTGGCAGCAGCGGCCATTCCAGCCCATTTCGACGCCCTATATGCACGCAGCGACGATCCGTGGTCCTATCGCAACAGCTGGTATGAGGCCCGCAAACGCAATCTCGTGCTGGCGCTGCTGGATCGGCCACGTTTTCGCTCCGCTTTCGAGCCAGGCTGCGGCAACGGCGAACTCAGCGCGGTGCTGGCGCTGCGCTGCGACAGCCTGCTCGCGGCAGATATGCATCCCCGCGCAGTCGACGTCGCGCGGCAGTGTCTGGCTAGGATGGCAAACGTGCACGTGATGCCATTGAGCGTACCAGCGGGGTGGCCAAGGGGCATTTTCGAATTGATTGTCATCAGCGAGCTTGCTTACTACTTGTCCGACGCCGGCGTCGAGCACATGGCGCATCGCGTGCGCCGTACGCTCGCACCGGGCGGCCTGCTGCTGGCCTGCCACTGGAGGCGCCCATTTGGCGAACGTATGATTTCGTCCGAGCGGGCCCACGAATTGCTGGGGCAGCATGCCGGGCTGGACTGCATTGCCACGCATGTGGAAGCGGACTTCCTGATGCAGGCCTGGACGCGGGGAGGACGCTCAGTGGCAGCACGGGAGGGTATCGCATGA
- a CDS encoding BON domain-containing protein: MKIPALTLRMTCAAAALTVATASAFAIDTGGFMRVAADTTTAVLPNSGPGMPARAEGDRDQRPAATTDVSANKVEQSVGDSAITTKVKTKLLATKDLKSTGIHVKTEDGTVNLSGSVPTKAQHQLAVDATRSVEGVSSVNDKLKVLSR; encoded by the coding sequence ATGAAAATTCCTGCACTTACCCTGCGCATGACCTGTGCCGCTGCTGCGCTGACGGTCGCGACTGCCAGCGCCTTTGCGATCGATACAGGCGGCTTCATGCGCGTCGCCGCCGACACCACAACGGCTGTGCTACCCAACTCGGGCCCTGGCATGCCGGCGCGCGCCGAAGGTGACCGCGACCAGCGGCCCGCGGCCACCACTGACGTGAGCGCAAACAAGGTCGAGCAATCCGTCGGCGACAGCGCCATTACAACCAAAGTGAAGACCAAGCTGCTTGCTACCAAGGACCTGAAGTCCACGGGCATTCACGTGAAAACCGAGGACGGCACGGTCAACCTGAGCGGCTCGGTGCCGACAAAGGCCCAGCACCAACTCGCAGTCGATGCCACGCGTAGCGTTGAGGGCGTGAGCTCGGTAAACGACAAACTGAAGGTGCTATCGCGCTAG
- a CDS encoding ParB/Srx family N-terminal domain-containing protein → MLHFDQVASDDASRDEKGEIMGSHTTVALIKALHPTQLTLGMDHVRQKMDASRAHMATFQAFMERHPIKAVLGPNGQLYIIDHHHWARAWLELGKERTPIVVVRDLHKLGKSAFWRRMSELGDVHPYDEQGVHRAISALPPTVEGMIDDPYRSLAAFARNAGGYRKPKCAYADFQWAAFFRKHVKGDLHTIHGFAQALANATRLARSRTARKLPGYLGA, encoded by the coding sequence ATGTTGCATTTCGACCAAGTCGCATCTGACGATGCAAGCCGTGACGAAAAAGGGGAAATCATGGGATCTCACACAACGGTGGCGCTGATAAAAGCGCTTCATCCGACCCAACTCACCTTGGGCATGGATCATGTGCGACAAAAAATGGACGCGAGCCGGGCTCACATGGCAACGTTCCAGGCGTTCATGGAGCGACATCCCATCAAGGCCGTTCTGGGTCCCAATGGTCAACTCTATATTATTGACCATCATCATTGGGCCCGCGCATGGCTGGAGCTCGGTAAGGAACGGACACCGATTGTTGTCGTGCGTGACCTGCACAAGCTTGGCAAGAGCGCATTCTGGCGACGAATGTCGGAGCTGGGCGACGTCCATCCCTACGACGAGCAAGGCGTTCACCGAGCCATCTCAGCGTTGCCGCCAACGGTGGAAGGAATGATAGATGACCCATACCGCAGCCTCGCGGCATTCGCGCGGAACGCAGGTGGGTACAGGAAGCCGAAATGCGCCTACGCAGATTTTCAATGGGCGGCATTCTTCCGCAAACATGTGAAGGGCGATCTGCATACCATTCACGGCTTCGCCCAGGCGCTAGCTAACGCCACGCGTCTTGCGCGCAGCCGCACGGCCCGCAAGCTTCCCGGCTATCTGGGCGCCTAG
- a CDS encoding LysR family transcriptional regulator, with protein MLDLNDLTMFVQVVRAGSFSEAARRLRMPANTLSRRIDQLEGQLGTRLLHRSTRKLAPSTEGQALFERYAPALDQILEIGRLHEDAQAPSGVVRVTAMAGLFEFFRLEWLAEFYVRYPHISIEFLLDDTPTDLIAERVDLALRMGIETGSGFKVRRLAPSSMILAASPAYLEIHPAPRMLRELSEHDCLTISSRQGRSTWRLQGPRGTQEVSINGRFTVNDMRVLVQACTAGLGIALLPQLMVEPIIAQGKLVRVLPTYRRASTGLGLQLVYTSRPPVPPAVAVLAEFLVEKLEGTVINPTQNHSGR; from the coding sequence ATGCTCGACCTGAATGACCTTACTATGTTCGTCCAGGTGGTACGTGCCGGCAGCTTCTCCGAGGCGGCGAGGCGTCTGCGCATGCCGGCCAATACGCTGAGCCGGCGCATCGATCAACTCGAAGGCCAACTGGGCACACGTCTGCTGCATCGCTCAACACGCAAGCTCGCGCCAAGCACGGAAGGTCAGGCCCTGTTCGAACGCTATGCCCCAGCGCTTGACCAGATCCTCGAGATCGGGCGGCTCCATGAAGATGCGCAGGCACCGTCCGGCGTGGTTCGCGTTACCGCGATGGCTGGCCTGTTCGAATTCTTTCGACTGGAATGGTTGGCCGAGTTCTACGTGCGCTATCCACACATCAGCATCGAGTTTCTGCTCGACGATACGCCAACCGACCTGATCGCCGAGCGCGTGGATCTGGCGTTGCGCATGGGCATCGAGACCGGTAGTGGCTTCAAGGTACGTCGGCTGGCGCCAAGTTCAATGATCCTCGCGGCGAGTCCGGCCTATCTGGAAATACACCCTGCACCACGCATGCTGCGTGAACTATCCGAGCACGACTGCCTGACGATTTCCAGTCGCCAAGGTCGCAGCACGTGGCGCCTGCAGGGCCCACGCGGCACTCAGGAGGTGTCGATCAACGGCCGGTTCACGGTCAACGACATGCGAGTCCTGGTGCAGGCTTGTACGGCTGGCCTGGGTATTGCACTACTGCCGCAACTGATGGTTGAGCCCATCATCGCACAGGGAAAATTGGTGCGCGTGCTACCAACCTATCGACGCGCTAGCACGGGCCTCGGGCTTCAACTCGTCTACACGAGCCGCCCGCCAGTGCCGCCTGCGGTAGCAGTCCTCGCTGAATTTCTCGTGGAGAAACTGGAGGGTACGGTGATAAATCCCACACAGAACCATTCCGGCCGATAG
- a CDS encoding DUF4397 domain-containing protein, with amino-acid sequence MLGLALAATAVLSACGGGDDSIGARVGVSEPTVRVIYATTGGPNLDVLQNGSKTNLLNEFVSKYFDVDEGNQTFSFNVTNTDTELGRTTVSTHTGHKYTVVALPGATAADVLQIDDPFEKDLFSDKAPVRSLNASFNAQNVDIYLTVPAADLAAATPTFAAVAYKSAVPASGSDSINLNGGTYRLRITTAGTKTVIFDSGALTLANNADWLITTIPVDGIGATVPNKIKVLVARGDDESQAGLELVTQ; translated from the coding sequence ATCCTTGGCCTAGCACTCGCCGCAACGGCAGTCCTCTCAGCGTGCGGTGGCGGGGATGACAGCATCGGTGCCCGCGTCGGCGTCAGTGAGCCGACTGTGCGCGTGATTTATGCTACTACCGGCGGCCCTAATCTAGATGTGCTACAGAACGGCTCCAAAACCAACCTGCTGAACGAATTCGTTTCGAAGTACTTCGACGTGGATGAGGGAAATCAGACGTTCTCGTTCAATGTTACCAACACGGATACGGAACTCGGTCGGACCACAGTGAGCACGCACACCGGCCACAAATACACGGTGGTTGCTCTGCCCGGTGCCACTGCAGCGGACGTACTGCAGATCGACGACCCGTTTGAGAAGGACCTGTTCTCCGACAAGGCTCCTGTTCGCAGCCTGAACGCATCGTTCAATGCACAGAATGTCGATATCTACCTGACCGTCCCGGCGGCTGACCTAGCAGCGGCAACGCCCACATTTGCAGCCGTCGCCTACAAGTCGGCTGTACCTGCATCGGGCAGCGATTCGATCAACCTGAATGGCGGCACCTATCGCCTGCGCATCACCACGGCCGGCACCAAGACCGTGATCTTTGACTCGGGTGCGCTGACGCTGGCGAACAACGCAGACTGGCTGATCACCACAATCCCGGTCGACGGCATCGGTGCGACAGTACCGAACAAGATCAAGGTTCTCGTCGCCCGCGGCGATGACGAATCGCAAGCTGGGCTTGAGTTGGTTACCCAGTAA
- a CDS encoding DUF6496 domain-containing protein yields the protein MPRASSIAQARADKRAGKAPTTQAGHFVHDEIEAVRRGKHGVRSAKQAIAIGLSEARRAGVDVPTKKDATKVGTKSANTTTLPAKSAAMGGDDKTTPRRVSSESKATRARVALEALKREGTAGASHQALSAQAKRAASTRTAADRSASAKKAAATKGPTGRSQAARKAARTRATRQQAGR from the coding sequence ATGCCAAGAGCATCGAGCATAGCGCAAGCCAGGGCAGATAAGCGGGCTGGCAAGGCGCCGACCACCCAGGCCGGCCATTTCGTTCACGACGAGATCGAAGCAGTGCGCCGGGGTAAGCACGGCGTGCGCTCGGCCAAGCAGGCCATAGCGATCGGCTTGTCGGAGGCGCGCCGAGCAGGCGTTGATGTGCCGACGAAGAAGGACGCTACAAAGGTGGGGACCAAGTCCGCGAACACCACGACATTGCCCGCCAAGTCCGCCGCTATGGGTGGCGACGACAAAACGACGCCGCGACGGGTTAGTTCAGAAAGCAAGGCTACGCGCGCCCGCGTTGCCCTTGAGGCTCTCAAGCGGGAGGGCACAGCTGGTGCTTCGCATCAGGCGCTGTCTGCTCAGGCCAAGCGCGCGGCAAGCACACGTACTGCGGCCGATCGTTCCGCTTCCGCAAAGAAGGCCGCCGCAACCAAGGGGCCGACTGGCCGCTCCCAAGCGGCCCGCAAGGCCGCACGCACGCGTGCAACGAGACAGCAGGCAGGGCGCTAA
- a CDS encoding FMN-dependent NADH-azoreductase, whose amino-acid sequence MKLLHVDSSILGQGSVSRDLSADVVVTFLGRDPGLAVTHLDLAATPIGHLTAAHLAAAQGAPVDDALKSDVAMGEIALEEFLAADIVVIGAPMYNLGIPSQLKAWIDRISVAGKTFRYGEHGPVGLCGGKKLVIASSRGGVYSEGSPAAAFDHQETYLKVAFGFLGITDITFIRAEGVAMGPDARSGAIASAKQGTAALAA is encoded by the coding sequence ATGAAACTGCTACACGTAGATTCCAGCATCCTCGGCCAAGGCTCTGTCAGCCGTGATTTGTCGGCAGATGTCGTCGTGACTTTTCTCGGCCGTGATCCCGGCCTTGCAGTCACGCACCTTGACCTTGCCGCCACACCAATCGGCCATCTGACGGCAGCACACCTCGCGGCCGCGCAAGGTGCTCCGGTCGACGACGCGTTGAAGTCCGATGTTGCCATGGGGGAAATCGCACTCGAGGAGTTTCTGGCAGCCGATATCGTGGTCATCGGCGCGCCCATGTACAACCTTGGCATTCCCTCTCAACTGAAGGCCTGGATCGACCGTATCTCCGTCGCCGGGAAGACGTTCCGATATGGCGAGCATGGCCCGGTCGGTTTGTGCGGCGGCAAGAAGCTCGTCATTGCCTCGTCGCGCGGTGGCGTCTACAGCGAGGGCTCGCCCGCCGCCGCCTTCGATCATCAGGAAACCTATCTGAAGGTCGCCTTCGGTTTCCTTGGCATCACCGATATCACCTTCATTCGTGCGGAAGGTGTAGCAATGGGGCCGGACGCGCGCAGTGGCGCCATCGCCTCGGCGAAGCAAGGGACTGCCGCGCTCGCCGCGTGA
- a CDS encoding glycosyltransferase: MIGVIVPVHNEEGCLAACLHAVARAATCPGLRGEAVLAIVVLDACQDRSAAIATEQGVLTLCIAARNVGMARAVGAAHALSLGMRWLAFTDADTIVSPDWLSTQLQLGTDAVCGCVRIEDWQDNAESVRRRYLERYYEQDGHRHIHGANLGVAADAYVRCGGFLPLQRCEDVALVRALQASGASIAWSAAPRVVTSARRHARVRDGFAGYLRALADEPHSGLTGPSA, from the coding sequence ATGATTGGCGTAATCGTGCCAGTGCATAACGAAGAAGGCTGCCTTGCGGCCTGCCTGCACGCGGTCGCGCGAGCGGCCACTTGCCCAGGCTTGCGCGGCGAAGCGGTTCTGGCCATCGTGGTGCTGGATGCCTGCCAGGATCGCTCGGCGGCTATCGCAACCGAGCAGGGCGTGCTGACCCTGTGCATCGCAGCACGCAATGTCGGCATGGCGCGCGCGGTGGGTGCAGCGCACGCGCTGTCGCTCGGCATGCGCTGGCTGGCGTTTACCGATGCGGATACGATTGTCTCGCCGGACTGGCTCAGCACGCAGTTGCAGTTAGGCACCGACGCCGTCTGTGGTTGCGTGCGTATTGAGGACTGGCAAGACAACGCGGAGTCGGTGCGACGTCGCTACCTGGAACGGTATTACGAACAGGATGGTCACCGTCACATCCACGGCGCAAACCTGGGCGTGGCCGCGGATGCGTACGTGCGTTGCGGCGGGTTTCTTCCACTGCAACGTTGCGAGGATGTCGCCTTGGTACGTGCCCTGCAGGCCAGCGGCGCCAGCATCGCCTGGAGTGCGGCACCGCGCGTGGTAACCAGCGCACGCCGGCATGCTCGGGTGCGCGATGGCTTCGCGGGATACTTGCGCGCACTTGCCGATGAACCGCACTCGGGTCTCACCGGCCCGTCGGCATAG
- a CDS encoding PRC-barrel domain-containing protein, producing the protein MTSVESHNPGLESGASIVGWVDQNSPGPGPFVMAADTLEGNKVVDPAGENIGTIDHIMIDVPGGRVAYAVMTMSGFLGIGEKLFALPWSALTLDTRRKCFVLGVEKDRLKAAPGFDKDHWPSMADSRWATSIHEYYGISPYWESENYDARG; encoded by the coding sequence ATGACGTCAGTCGAATCACACAATCCTGGCCTCGAGTCAGGCGCCTCCATTGTTGGCTGGGTTGACCAGAATTCTCCGGGCCCGGGCCCGTTCGTGATGGCGGCCGACACGCTGGAAGGCAACAAGGTGGTGGATCCCGCTGGTGAAAACATCGGCACCATCGACCATATCATGATCGACGTGCCAGGCGGGCGCGTAGCCTATGCCGTGATGACCATGAGCGGCTTTCTCGGCATCGGCGAAAAGCTGTTCGCGCTGCCGTGGTCCGCTCTCACGCTGGACACTCGGCGCAAGTGCTTCGTGCTCGGGGTCGAGAAAGACCGCCTAAAGGCCGCACCAGGCTTTGACAAGGACCATTGGCCGAGCATGGCGGACTCGCGGTGGGCCACCAGCATCCATGAGTACTACGGAATATCGCCGTACTGGGAATCCGAGAATTACGACGCAAGGGGCTGA
- a CDS encoding PA2169 family four-helix-bundle protein, giving the protein MAEKNISVLNDLIEVSRDGQQGFLKAAEDAQNPELKSLFSSRAAEIAAAVSELQAQVAALGGKPEEHGSVAGALHRGWVSLRTAVADRNDLAILEETEKGEDLAKKKYADALQETELSSDILALVERQYQGVLRNHDLIRDLRNRYRAV; this is encoded by the coding sequence ATGGCTGAGAAAAATATTTCCGTACTAAACGACCTGATCGAAGTTTCCCGTGACGGCCAGCAAGGGTTTCTCAAGGCAGCCGAAGACGCACAGAACCCCGAATTGAAGTCGCTATTCTCCAGCCGCGCTGCCGAGATTGCCGCGGCAGTGTCGGAACTTCAGGCGCAGGTGGCAGCGCTCGGCGGCAAGCCGGAGGAACACGGCAGCGTGGCCGGCGCCCTGCATCGCGGCTGGGTCAGCCTGCGCACCGCGGTGGCCGATCGCAACGACCTGGCCATCCTGGAGGAAACCGAGAAGGGAGAGGACCTAGCCAAGAAGAAGTACGCCGATGCGCTGCAGGAAACGGAACTGAGCTCCGACATTCTGGCGCTAGTGGAACGCCAGTACCAAGGGGTGCTACGCAACCACGACCTGATCCGCGACCTGCGCAACCGTTATCGCGCGGTCTGA
- a CDS encoding DNA topoisomerase IB has protein sequence MRTGLREAGLRYVDDNTPGITRRRYGAGFAYLDANGKPVRDAATLARVAALAIPPAYEAVWICADPAGHLQATGRDARGRKQYVYHPDWGALRDSDKYARLATFGTALPRLRARVARDLGRNGMPREKVVAAVVLLLDATLVRVGSPRYAQQNRTYGLTTLRRRHVTVRGSRLRFQFTGKSGISHDVSVNDRRLARVVRSCADLPGQLLFKYRDSDGQIREIGSADVNGYLQAATGGDFTAKDFRTWAGSVHALTMLRTAGADSNETARKKQVAEVIKGVAQRLRNTAEVCRKCYVHPDVIEAFMKDELSGCARVANISRLRVDEARLLKLLSQRAAAH, from the coding sequence ATGCGCACGGGGCTGCGCGAGGCCGGATTGCGCTATGTCGATGATAATACGCCGGGCATCACGCGCCGCCGCTACGGCGCCGGCTTTGCGTATCTCGATGCAAACGGCAAGCCGGTGCGCGACGCCGCGACGCTGGCGCGCGTTGCGGCGCTGGCGATTCCTCCGGCGTATGAAGCGGTCTGGATTTGCGCTGACCCGGCGGGGCACCTCCAAGCCACCGGACGCGACGCGCGGGGCCGCAAGCAGTACGTCTACCATCCTGACTGGGGTGCACTCCGGGATTCCGACAAGTACGCACGCCTGGCGACCTTCGGCACCGCGCTGCCGCGGCTGCGCGCGCGCGTCGCGCGCGACCTTGGGCGCAACGGCATGCCACGCGAGAAAGTGGTTGCGGCGGTGGTGCTGCTGCTCGATGCCACGCTCGTGCGTGTTGGCAGCCCGCGCTACGCGCAGCAGAACCGTACCTACGGTCTCACCACGCTGCGCCGCCGCCACGTCACCGTGCGTGGCAGCCGCCTGCGCTTCCAGTTCACCGGCAAGAGCGGCATCAGCCACGACGTGTCGGTCAACGATCGTCGTCTGGCCCGCGTCGTGCGCAGCTGCGCCGACCTGCCCGGCCAGCTTCTGTTCAAGTACCGCGACAGCGACGGGCAGATCCGCGAAATCGGCTCGGCTGACGTCAACGGCTATTTGCAGGCGGCAACCGGCGGAGACTTCACTGCCAAGGACTTTCGCACCTGGGCCGGCAGCGTGCATGCGTTGACGATGCTGCGCACGGCCGGCGCGGACAGCAACGAGACCGCGCGCAAGAAGCAAGTCGCGGAGGTCATCAAGGGCGTGGCGCAGCGCCTGCGCAATACAGCCGAGGTTTGCCGCAAGTGCTATGTCCACCCCGACGTCATTGAGGCGTTCATGAAGGACGAGTTGTCCGGCTGTGCGCGCGTTGCCAACATCAGCCGGCTGCGCGTAGACGAAGCGCGGCTCTTGAAACTCCTCTCGCAACGGGCGGCGGCACATTAA
- a CDS encoding DUF4224 domain-containing protein: MLETTRQDWEKRIGSLTLSREKIIAATGYGRAAEQLEALHKAGIPADRRPDGSVRARRHHIAGVGSQLAQWRTTDSLQTAGQPWWRVGSGEPSARATPLWLRLGGGFGHGLA, from the coding sequence ATGCTTGAGACAACCCGGCAGGACTGGGAGAAGCGCATAGGATCACTGACCCTGAGCAGAGAAAAAATCATCGCGGCGACCGGTTACGGGCGCGCCGCGGAGCAATTGGAAGCTCTGCACAAGGCCGGAATCCCGGCCGACCGTCGGCCCGATGGAAGTGTGCGCGCCCGGCGCCATCACATCGCGGGTGTCGGCAGCCAGCTGGCGCAGTGGCGCACCACTGACTCATTGCAGACCGCCGGCCAGCCTTGGTGGCGTGTTGGAAGTGGAGAACCGTCTGCGCGTGCCACGCCCCTCTGGCTCCGGCTGGGCGGCGGGTTCGGGCACGGTCTCGCCTGA
- a CDS encoding DUF421 domain-containing protein, with translation MTAANVLETLFAATQHPIWWQAMLRAAVVFVIAWALLRLAGRRSFAQKTSFDLCIMLLLGAVLSRAVVGATSMGTATGASAVLVLMHRSVGWLATRFSAFDRIVGGNPIELLSKGTLDRDALARTEISERDLAANLRESLQTESLSGVDRIVVERDGKISFVRRANVPESSDS, from the coding sequence ATGACCGCTGCAAATGTTCTCGAGACTCTGTTCGCCGCCACGCAGCATCCTATTTGGTGGCAGGCGATGCTGCGCGCCGCAGTCGTCTTCGTGATCGCCTGGGCGCTATTGCGGTTGGCTGGGCGTCGTTCTTTTGCCCAAAAGACCTCGTTTGATCTGTGCATCATGCTGTTGCTGGGCGCAGTTCTGTCGCGTGCCGTGGTGGGCGCGACCTCCATGGGCACCGCAACGGGTGCATCGGCTGTCCTCGTGCTTATGCATCGGTCTGTCGGCTGGCTCGCCACGCGATTCTCTGCGTTCGACCGCATCGTCGGGGGCAATCCGATTGAGCTGCTTTCGAAGGGGACGCTGGATCGCGACGCACTTGCACGCACCGAGATTAGCGAACGCGATCTCGCCGCCAATCTCCGCGAGTCCTTGCAGACAGAGTCGCTATCTGGGGTGGATCGGATTGTCGTGGAACGCGACGGAAAAATCAGCTTCGTGCGTCGAGCCAATGTGCCGGAGTCGTCAGATAGCTAG